A stretch of DNA from Pseudodesulfovibrio sp. JC047:
CAGTGTCCGAGGGCCGCAAAGTGGTAATGTGCTGTTGCGACGAGCGCAATATCGCATGGCGGATGACTGCGAGAGTTCGGCAGAGATTGCCCGTGCCTGCATCATCGGAAAGATCGTGAATTCTCGGGCCGTGCTACGTCGATGCGTGCGGGACCATGGAGATCGGATTGATCGGGAGGCTCTTTCAGCCACCGTTGGGGTTTTGGATGATTGTACCCGTCGATTGCAGACACCACTTTTGTTGGATGAAGCGCGTGGTATGGAAGGGCAGGCCGCCAACGCCTATTTTTCCGTGTTTTCCCAGATGATTTTGCAAAATCGGGATGTGTTTACATTTACGGGTCGAAATCGCCGTCCTCCGGTGGATATCGTCAACTGCCTGTTGTCGTTCGTGTATACACTCTTGGCGCACGATATTCGGTCCGCGCTCGAAGCGGTCGGGCTTGATCCGCAGGTGGGGTTTTTGCATCGGGATAGACCAGGCCGTCCCGGGTTGGCCTTGGATATGATGGAAGAATTCCGAGCTGTTTTGGCCGATCGGTTGGTGTTGTCGCTGTTGAATCGTGGCGAAGTGCGAGAAAGGGGATTTGTCCGCAAGGAAAGCGGAGCGGTGTTCATGGATGATGAGACGCGAAAGGTGGTGCTGACAGGGTGGCAGAAGCGTAAACAGTCAGAGGTGACGCATCCGTTTCTCAAGGAAAAAATGGCGTTCGGACTGGTTTTTCATGTGCAGGCGAAACTCTTGGCGCGGTGCATTCGTCATGATTTGGATGGATATCCACCTTTTTTCTGGAAGTGAGTATGCTTGTTTTGGTGAGTTATGATGTGAGTTTCGAGGATTCCGGCGGTCAGAAACGGCTCCGGCGGATAGCGAAAATTTGCGAGAATTTTGGCCAACGGGTTCAATATTCGGTTTTCGAATGCGTGGTTGATCCGGCGCAATGGGCACAACTTCGACACCGCTTGCTCGAAGCGTACAAGGAAGATGCTGATAGCCTCCGTTTTTATTTTTTGGGAAAAAACTGGCAACGTCGGGTGGAACATCACGGTGCCGGGGATACCTATGATCCTGAAACGGATACGCTTATCGTGTAGTGCGAACCCCAAGCGGTCGGCAAAATCCCGGCTGATTCGCGTTTTTAATAGACAAATAAAATCAAGCTGTTATGTTTTTTATGTGCGCCTCAAAGAGGGGCTTTAGCTTTTCTTCAAGAGGTTCGCAAATTTCGGGTCATATCTCCAGACACCAAGGGGCTTGCGTGACCCACAGTCGCTCCCACCACGGGAGCGTGGATTGAAAC
This window harbors:
- the cas1c gene encoding type I-C CRISPR-associated endonuclease Cas1c, with amino-acid sequence MKKLLNTLYVSSQGSYLSKDGECVVVRSEDGQKKRFPIHVLDGVVCFGNVLCSPFLLGHCADKGVAVSFLTEWGRFLASVRGPQSGNVLLRRAQYRMADDCESSAEIARACIIGKIVNSRAVLRRCVRDHGDRIDREALSATVGVLDDCTRRLQTPLLLDEARGMEGQAANAYFSVFSQMILQNRDVFTFTGRNRRPPVDIVNCLLSFVYTLLAHDIRSALEAVGLDPQVGFLHRDRPGRPGLALDMMEEFRAVLADRLVLSLLNRGEVRERGFVRKESGAVFMDDETRKVVLTGWQKRKQSEVTHPFLKEKMAFGLVFHVQAKLLARCIRHDLDGYPPFFWK
- the cas2 gene encoding CRISPR-associated endonuclease Cas2; protein product: MLVLVSYDVSFEDSGGQKRLRRIAKICENFGQRVQYSVFECVVDPAQWAQLRHRLLEAYKEDADSLRFYFLGKNWQRRVEHHGAGDTYDPETDTLIV